A section of the Spirosoma pollinicola genome encodes:
- the eboC gene encoding UbiA-like protein EboC (EboC, a homolog the polyprenyltransferase UbiA, belongs to system of proteins involved in the trafficking of precursor metabolites to an extracytoplasmic compartment so that the biosynthesis of certain natural products, such as scytonemin, can be completed.) yields MLKALLSLTRPANLVTAVADVLAGMAIAGYFLIPDSSAAPAAWLSLATVGLYGGGVVFNDVFDAELDAIERPERPIPSGIVSKSTATLLGTALFVIGIAASFLVNPTAGLLAIAITIASLVYDRFGKHHNWLGPVNMGLCRGLNLLLGISILPEQIMPWAWVGLVPIAYIAAITMISRGEVHGGSPTILRAAGILYALVIGCVAALAQRQQQLGTALPFLALFGYYIFPPLWRAVKDPVGQNIGMAVKAGVLSLIVMNAAWVAAFANFPMAFLVFCLLPLSRFLAKIFAVT; encoded by the coding sequence ATGCTAAAAGCACTTCTTTCCTTAACGCGTCCCGCAAACCTAGTTACGGCTGTTGCCGATGTATTGGCCGGGATGGCCATTGCAGGTTATTTTCTAATTCCCGATTCTTCTGCCGCTCCGGCGGCTTGGCTTTCGCTGGCAACGGTTGGGTTGTATGGGGGGGGAGTTGTTTTTAACGATGTGTTCGATGCCGAACTGGATGCAATCGAGCGGCCGGAGCGCCCTATTCCAAGCGGAATCGTCAGTAAATCGACGGCGACTTTGCTCGGAACGGCATTATTCGTGATCGGGATTGCTGCATCATTCCTGGTCAATCCAACGGCTGGATTATTAGCTATTGCCATTACCATCGCGTCGCTTGTTTACGATCGGTTTGGCAAGCACCACAACTGGTTGGGACCTGTTAATATGGGTCTTTGCCGGGGGCTGAATCTGTTGCTGGGTATCAGCATACTGCCCGAACAGATAATGCCCTGGGCCTGGGTTGGTCTGGTGCCAATTGCCTATATCGCAGCGATTACCATGATTAGCCGGGGCGAAGTTCATGGCGGAAGCCCGACTATACTGCGCGCTGCAGGAATACTCTATGCGCTTGTTATTGGGTGTGTCGCTGCCCTGGCTCAACGTCAGCAACAACTTGGTACGGCTTTACCTTTTCTGGCTTTGTTTGGCTACTACATCTTCCCTCCGCTCTGGCGGGCCGTGAAAGACCCCGTTGGTCAAAATATTGGTATGGCCGTAAAAGCAGGTGTACTATCGCTTATCGTCATGAATGCGGCCTGGGTAGCAGCTTTCGCCAATTTTCCAATGGCCTTTCTTGTCTTTTGCCTGCTGCCGTTGTCAAGATTCTTGGCGAAGATTTTCGCGGTGACGTAA
- a CDS encoding tyrosine-type recombinase/integrase, whose product MNTSNSTNPGQDFLQHIRYEKRLSHHTLTAYAKDLEQFCTFLSTECNIAKPELADFRHVRSWIVSLVESDIDKSSVNRKIATLRAFFGFLLRRKAIDFDPMSKIMALKTSKKLPQYVEEKPMEMLLSDVEFADTFEGLRDKLVLELLYGTGIRLSELTGLKTVDVNLYEKTITVLGKRNKHRIIPLTDPLFALIQQYSQLKETEFLGKADPVYFIVSDKGIAAYPMLIQRIVKQHLALVTTLEKKSPHILRHSFATHLLNRGADLNAIKDLLGHSSLAATQIYTHTSLEQLKKTYDQAHPKAKR is encoded by the coding sequence GTGAATACGTCAAACTCCACGAATCCCGGTCAGGACTTCCTCCAGCACATCCGGTACGAAAAACGGCTGAGCCATCACACCCTGACGGCCTACGCGAAAGACCTGGAACAATTCTGCACCTTCCTCAGTACCGAATGCAATATCGCCAAGCCCGAACTCGCCGACTTTCGGCATGTGCGCTCGTGGATTGTAAGTTTGGTTGAGAGCGATATTGATAAGTCGTCGGTGAACCGGAAGATTGCCACGCTACGGGCTTTTTTTGGGTTTCTGCTGCGTCGGAAAGCCATCGATTTCGATCCAATGTCGAAGATAATGGCATTGAAAACCAGTAAGAAACTGCCGCAGTATGTTGAAGAGAAGCCGATGGAAATGCTGCTCAGCGACGTTGAGTTTGCCGATACATTTGAGGGGCTTCGCGACAAACTGGTCCTCGAATTACTCTACGGAACAGGCATACGCTTAAGTGAGCTTACGGGGCTGAAAACCGTTGATGTGAACCTCTATGAGAAAACGATAACGGTACTCGGAAAGCGAAACAAACACCGCATTATACCGTTGACGGACCCCTTGTTTGCGCTTATTCAACAATACAGCCAACTGAAAGAAACCGAATTTTTGGGTAAGGCCGATCCCGTTTATTTTATTGTGAGCGATAAAGGTATTGCGGCCTACCCGATGCTTATTCAACGCATTGTGAAACAGCATCTTGCGCTGGTAACAACGCTGGAAAAGAAGAGCCCGCACATATTGCGCCACTCATTTGCCACGCACCTGCTCAACCGGGGTGCCGACTTAAATGCCATTAAAGATTTGCTCGGACACAGTAGTTTAGCCGCTACCCAGATTTATACGCATACCAGCCTGGAACAGCTAAAAAAGACCTACGATCAGGCCCATCCGAAGGCAAAACGGTAG
- a CDS encoding DUF4136 domain-containing protein — protein MKMYHQRVRIKWSLWVTLLLLAGGGLTACRENAINDLSPADSPVYITNYDRSVNFSQYKTFSLPDSVIIESNDAYSADQTPISSRFVTNVANAMTARGFQRVSKGDSADLGVAIIRVNNQYTGVASNPYSYYSSYWGYGGLGGYGYSPYYPSYYTYQVTDQYWEVQIVDLKNRPATGTGTEQPQLNVIYDATIRGTDITDQQAVDTAISAIFNQSPYLKATE, from the coding sequence ATGAAAATGTACCATCAACGTGTTAGAATAAAGTGGAGTCTATGGGTAACTCTACTGTTGTTGGCAGGTGGCGGATTAACAGCCTGCCGGGAGAATGCTATCAATGACCTTAGCCCAGCCGACAGTCCGGTATATATCACAAACTACGACCGCTCGGTTAATTTTAGTCAGTACAAAACCTTTAGCTTACCCGATTCGGTGATAATTGAGTCGAACGATGCGTATAGCGCAGATCAGACTCCAATTTCGAGCCGGTTTGTAACGAACGTAGCTAATGCCATGACCGCCAGAGGGTTTCAGCGAGTTAGCAAAGGTGATAGCGCCGATCTGGGCGTGGCGATTATCCGGGTTAATAATCAATATACGGGCGTGGCGTCGAATCCGTATTCCTACTATTCGAGCTATTGGGGTTATGGTGGTCTGGGAGGTTATGGCTATTCACCCTATTACCCCAGTTACTACACCTACCAGGTTACCGACCAGTATTGGGAAGTTCAGATTGTCGATCTAAAAAACCGTCCGGCAACGGGCACAGGCACAGAACAGCCCCAATTAAATGTTATTTACGACGCAACCATTCGGGGTACCGACATCACCGATCAGCAAGCCGTCGACACCGCGATTAGCGCAATTTTCAATCAATCGCCTTATTTAAAGGCTACTGAATAA
- a CDS encoding cysteine desulfurase, protein MESAIETTLDIQQIRRDFPILDQQVNGRPLVYLDNAATNQKPISVINALTGYYEGYNANIHRGIHHLAEKATAAFEASRRAMQEFLNAKHWQEIIFTYGTTDGINLVAQSYGRHFLKDGDEIIISTMEHHSNIVPWQMLCEEKGCILKVIPINDEGELLIDEYEKLLTERTKIVSCVHVSNSLGTINPVKTIIDKAHEVGAVVLIDGAQASSHLELDVQALDADFYVLSAHKLYGPTGMGVLYGKKEILDSMPPYRGGGEMIKEVTFAKTTYSDLPYKFEAGTPNIADVVAVKTALEYMAGLGKENIAAHENDLLQYATEQLSELDGLRIIGRAKHKIGVVSFVLDGIHHQDTGVILDQQGIAVRTGHHCTQPLMQRFGIAGTTRASFAVYNTRDEIDRLVQGIRRVQKMML, encoded by the coding sequence ATGGAATCAGCGATAGAAACTACCCTCGATATTCAGCAAATCCGTCGGGATTTCCCCATCCTCGATCAACAGGTAAACGGTCGCCCGCTGGTTTATCTCGATAACGCAGCCACGAACCAGAAGCCGATTTCGGTCATAAACGCCCTTACCGGCTATTATGAAGGGTATAACGCGAATATTCACCGGGGTATCCACCACCTGGCAGAAAAGGCTACGGCGGCCTTCGAAGCATCACGGCGGGCCATGCAGGAATTTCTGAATGCCAAACACTGGCAGGAAATTATCTTTACCTACGGCACTACCGATGGCATTAACTTGGTGGCGCAGAGTTACGGACGCCATTTTCTGAAAGATGGCGACGAGATTATTATCTCGACGATGGAGCACCATTCCAACATTGTGCCCTGGCAGATGCTTTGCGAAGAGAAAGGGTGTATTTTAAAAGTGATTCCCATCAACGACGAGGGTGAATTGCTCATTGACGAGTACGAAAAACTGCTGACGGAACGAACCAAAATCGTTTCCTGCGTACACGTCTCGAACTCACTGGGTACGATCAATCCGGTCAAAACCATCATCGACAAAGCCCACGAAGTTGGCGCGGTTGTTTTAATTGATGGCGCTCAGGCCAGCTCGCACCTTGAGCTTGACGTTCAGGCGCTCGACGCTGATTTTTACGTCCTCTCGGCGCATAAGTTATATGGCCCAACGGGCATGGGGGTTTTGTATGGCAAAAAAGAAATTCTTGACTCGATGCCTCCCTACCGGGGCGGTGGCGAAATGATCAAAGAAGTGACGTTTGCCAAAACAACCTACAGCGATCTTCCCTATAAATTCGAAGCGGGTACACCTAATATTGCCGATGTCGTAGCGGTCAAAACCGCCCTTGAGTACATGGCGGGGCTAGGAAAAGAAAACATTGCGGCCCACGAAAACGACCTGCTTCAGTATGCCACCGAACAACTGAGCGAGCTGGACGGACTGCGTATTATTGGGCGGGCTAAACATAAAATTGGTGTTGTCTCCTTCGTACTGGACGGCATTCACCACCAAGATACAGGCGTCATTCTGGATCAGCAGGGCATTGCCGTGCGCACGGGTCATCACTGCACCCAACCACTCATGCAACGCTTTGGTATTGCCGGAACTACGCGGGCGTCATTTGCGGTTTATAACACCAGAGATGAGATTGACCGGCTTGTACAGGGTATTCGCCGGGTTCAGAAAATGATGTTGTGA
- a CDS encoding type II toxin-antitoxin system RelE/ParE family toxin, with product MIAWKESAREEVREIYKYLFDQSIAVADEWSDELEKKLGLLIQFPEMGRMVPDFYISFIREVFVGID from the coding sequence ATGATTGCCTGGAAAGAATCGGCAAGAGAGGAAGTCCGGGAGATTTACAAATATTTATTTGATCAGTCAATTGCTGTAGCCGACGAATGGTCAGACGAGTTAGAAAAGAAATTAGGTCTACTAATTCAATTTCCAGAAATGGGACGAATGGTGCCAGACTTTTACATTTCATTCATTCGAGAAGTCTTTGTCGGTATAGATTAG
- a CDS encoding EboA domain-containing protein: MNILTMSQTLFYLIEQQPDSEKAVNYLRQQADAFADNQPVALFYRVFTAMPRFVGKQLIEVPADIQFALQRVRPGFSVDGWTLDRLSRVWWLLQLPADDEAVYVKTITELFKAGEMNELVALYSALPVLAHPKAWVFQATEGIRNNIGDVQSAIMLHNPYPADYFSEAAWNQLIMKAFFTDKDITQVTGLTERNNARLAQTLADFAAERRAAGRSLPAHMEELM; the protein is encoded by the coding sequence ATGAATATCCTTACAATGAGCCAAACGCTGTTCTACCTGATTGAGCAGCAACCTGATTCCGAAAAGGCGGTAAATTACCTTCGTCAGCAGGCCGATGCATTTGCGGACAATCAGCCAGTAGCCCTATTCTACCGTGTTTTTACAGCGATGCCGCGCTTTGTGGGTAAACAACTTATTGAAGTGCCAGCCGATATTCAATTTGCTCTGCAACGGGTGCGCCCCGGCTTCTCGGTGGATGGTTGGACACTAGACCGGCTTTCGCGGGTGTGGTGGCTACTTCAACTGCCTGCCGATGACGAAGCCGTTTATGTAAAAACTATTACCGAACTGTTTAAAGCAGGCGAAATGAATGAACTGGTTGCGCTTTATTCGGCCTTGCCGGTGTTGGCGCACCCCAAAGCATGGGTATTTCAGGCAACAGAAGGTATTCGCAATAACATTGGCGATGTTCAATCGGCCATCATGCTCCATAACCCTTACCCTGCCGATTACTTCAGCGAAGCAGCCTGGAATCAACTGATTATGAAAGCGTTCTTTACTGATAAAGACATTACGCAGGTTACCGGACTGACTGAACGCAACAACGCCCGGCTCGCTCAAACGCTGGCCGATTTTGCTGCCGAACGCCGTGCTGCCGGGCGCAGTTTGCCTGCCCACATGGAGGAGTTGATGTGA
- a CDS encoding esterase-like activity of phytase family protein — MGRLYVLVCLLLTLCPTYGQSVQFIFEGDSTTIPFVQDSLRGISGLEIVPATGEWHLVSDRGWHFTFANIRSIRDLGDSSRLKSAQKTPYWFEGVRFDAKTKTYFWADEHEYVTSIQYGKTIRDSAAQVLLKMTLPAPNKGLEGLAFTSTGSLWIAPEAGWEGETRMSQDTITFFRYPNPTANDPVVERFAYPINRCPFAQGEERIGGISEIVAVDDTRLLVLERCYDASQKRVTANLFLATPNEKTYTLQKELAFDFNKQFPGTICNLEAMAWADEQHTSLVLVADDNFRVNKTLRNQVIVLKRR; from the coding sequence ATGGGCCGTCTTTACGTACTGGTCTGCTTGCTGCTCACGCTATGCCCCACCTATGGCCAAAGCGTTCAGTTCATTTTCGAAGGCGATTCAACAACGATACCATTCGTTCAGGACAGCTTGCGGGGTATTTCGGGTCTGGAGATCGTACCGGCCACCGGCGAGTGGCATCTGGTGAGTGACCGAGGCTGGCATTTTACGTTCGCCAACATTCGCAGCATCCGCGATCTGGGCGATAGTTCACGCTTAAAAAGTGCACAAAAAACACCCTACTGGTTTGAAGGCGTTCGTTTTGATGCGAAAACCAAGACTTATTTCTGGGCCGATGAACACGAGTATGTTACCTCCATCCAATACGGCAAAACCATCCGCGATAGTGCCGCTCAGGTATTGTTAAAAATGACCCTCCCCGCCCCCAACAAAGGTCTCGAAGGACTGGCGTTCACGTCTACCGGTTCCCTCTGGATTGCCCCCGAAGCGGGTTGGGAAGGTGAAACCCGCATGAGCCAGGACACTATCACATTTTTTCGCTACCCAAATCCAACGGCTAACGATCCAGTTGTAGAGCGATTTGCCTACCCCATAAATCGATGCCCGTTTGCGCAGGGTGAAGAACGCATTGGCGGCATTTCGGAAATAGTGGCTGTAGATGATACCCGACTACTGGTACTGGAACGATGTTACGACGCCAGCCAGAAACGGGTTACGGCCAACCTGTTTCTGGCAACGCCCAACGAAAAAACGTACACCCTGCAAAAGGAACTGGCATTCGATTTCAACAAGCAATTTCCGGGCACAATCTGCAATCTGGAAGCAATGGCCTGGGCCGATGAACAGCATACCAGCCTTGTACTCGTGGCGGATGATAATTTCCGCGTCAATAAAACACTCCGCAACCAGGTCATCGTTTTGAAAAGACGGTAG
- a CDS encoding SufE family protein has product MTINEKQDEIIEEFDLFDDQLDKTQYIIDLGKKLPPMPEAQKTDDNRIMGCQSKVWVDAELKGDGLYFYGDSEPTAQISKGLVGLLIRVLSGEKPEDIANADLYFIPRVGMGNLITSLRAGGLASMIERMKAFGRAYTEKTV; this is encoded by the coding sequence ATGACAATTAACGAAAAGCAAGACGAAATCATTGAAGAATTTGACTTGTTCGACGACCAACTCGACAAGACGCAATACATTATTGACCTCGGCAAAAAGCTCCCTCCAATGCCCGAAGCCCAAAAAACCGACGATAACCGGATTATGGGCTGCCAGTCGAAAGTGTGGGTCGATGCCGAATTGAAAGGAGATGGGCTTTATTTTTATGGAGATAGCGAACCAACGGCTCAAATTTCGAAAGGACTGGTTGGCTTGCTGATTCGGGTGCTTTCGGGTGAGAAACCCGAAGACATCGCCAACGCTGATTTGTATTTTATTCCGCGCGTTGGCATGGGTAATTTGATCACCTCTTTGCGTGCCGGTGGACTTGCGTCGATGATTGAGCGCATGAAAGCTTTTGGCCGCGCCTATACCGAAAAAACTGTTTAA
- a CDS encoding BrxA/BrxB family bacilliredoxin: MYPPHLLTPMREDLTSVGFEELTTADDVVNTMENAEGTMLVVVNSVCGCAAGAARPGVKAALAASPVKPDKMVSVFAGGDLEATAKMREYFLPYPPSSPAIGIFKDGDLVHFIERHHIEGRSAQMIAQHLEMALEEFCTPANA; the protein is encoded by the coding sequence ATGTATCCTCCTCATTTGCTTACCCCAATGCGGGAAGACCTGACCAGCGTCGGGTTTGAAGAATTGACCACTGCCGACGACGTAGTGAACACAATGGAAAACGCCGAAGGTACCATGCTCGTTGTGGTCAATTCGGTGTGTGGTTGTGCGGCTGGTGCGGCTCGTCCGGGCGTGAAAGCGGCTTTGGCAGCTAGTCCAGTAAAACCAGACAAAATGGTATCTGTATTTGCGGGTGGTGACCTGGAAGCAACCGCCAAAATGCGGGAATATTTCCTTCCGTATCCGCCATCATCGCCAGCAATCGGCATTTTCAAAGATGGTGACCTCGTGCATTTCATTGAGCGGCACCACATTGAAGGCCGTTCGGCGCAGATGATCGCCCAGCACCTCGAAATGGCACTGGAAGAGTTCTGTACGCCAGCAAACGCATAG
- a CDS encoding phosphatidylinositol-specific phospholipase C1-like protein, with the protein MKVLLSTFLLIVLSAFMWTRPDDLPINQIQVIGSHNSYKQAIDPALFKAFQQKDSVSASKIDYEHIPLTDQLTMGLRNLEIDVYADEKGGRYAHPKGLNLAKDQAPYDPDHKMDQPGFKVFHIVDLDFRSHSLTLIDCLQQLRTWSEANPDHTPVFITLEGKDQPLPTPGYTVPEKFTEKLFDELDKTLLDYLGSKHLIIPDNVRSNYSTLEEAVLRGNWPTVNSAKGKFMFILDDKSAKRAMYMAGHPSLKGRVLFTNADPNTPEAATMIRNNPTDPAIKGLVKKGYIIRTRADSDTQQARANDTGNFVAACNSGAQIITTDYYLKSTHFKSDYSVSFDKHTYFRINPLFITQAAK; encoded by the coding sequence ATGAAAGTTCTGTTAAGCACGTTCCTTCTTATTGTCTTGTCTGCCTTTATGTGGACCCGTCCAGACGATTTACCGATCAATCAAATACAGGTTATCGGTTCCCATAATAGCTATAAGCAAGCCATTGATCCGGCATTGTTTAAGGCGTTTCAACAAAAAGATTCAGTATCGGCTAGTAAAATTGATTATGAGCATATACCCCTTACCGATCAGTTGACCATGGGGCTTCGGAATCTGGAAATTGATGTGTACGCCGATGAAAAGGGAGGCCGGTATGCTCATCCTAAAGGACTGAATTTGGCTAAAGATCAGGCCCCATACGATCCTGACCATAAAATGGACCAACCCGGCTTTAAGGTTTTTCATATTGTTGATCTTGATTTTCGCAGCCATAGCCTAACACTAATCGACTGCCTGCAGCAATTGCGAACCTGGTCAGAAGCGAATCCTGATCACACTCCGGTTTTTATTACCCTCGAAGGCAAAGACCAGCCGCTTCCTACGCCAGGTTATACGGTACCCGAAAAATTCACGGAGAAGCTGTTTGATGAACTGGATAAAACCCTGCTGGATTATTTAGGATCGAAGCATCTTATTATTCCCGATAATGTGCGGAGCAACTACAGTACGCTGGAGGAAGCCGTACTAAGAGGCAACTGGCCAACAGTGAACAGTGCAAAGGGGAAATTTATGTTTATCCTGGATGACAAATCGGCCAAACGAGCTATGTATATGGCCGGTCATCCATCGCTCAAAGGAAGGGTGTTATTTACAAATGCCGACCCGAATACGCCTGAAGCTGCCACCATGATCCGCAATAATCCAACCGATCCAGCCATAAAAGGACTGGTCAAAAAAGGATATATCATTCGGACGCGTGCGGACTCAGATACGCAGCAGGCCAGAGCAAATGACACTGGCAATTTTGTAGCTGCCTGTAATTCGGGAGCACAAATCATAACTACCGACTATTATCTAAAAAGTACTCATTTTAAATCAGACTATTCGGTAAGTTTTGACAAACACACCTATTTCCGCATCAATCCCTTATTTATAACTCAGGCTGCTAAGTGA
- a CDS encoding DUF59 domain-containing protein — MTEEELKEQVVLALKGVYDPEIPVDVYELGLIYDIKIFPVNNVYILMTLTSPSCPSAGEIPAEIEEKVRAIPGVSDVSVELTFEPPYSTELMSEVAKLELGFM, encoded by the coding sequence ATGACAGAAGAAGAACTAAAAGAACAAGTTGTACTGGCCCTCAAAGGCGTTTATGACCCCGAGATTCCGGTGGACGTTTATGAACTGGGACTCATTTATGATATCAAGATATTTCCGGTCAACAATGTATATATCCTGATGACACTGACCTCCCCTTCCTGCCCATCGGCGGGGGAGATTCCGGCTGAAATCGAAGAGAAAGTGCGTGCTATTCCGGGTGTGAGCGACGTGAGTGTCGAACTTACATTCGAACCGCCTTACTCAACCGAATTAATGTCGGAAGTAGCCAAGCTTGAACTTGGATTCATGTAA
- a CDS encoding TatD family hydrolase: MDFMKSIGGMSFFDMHVHMSARTTDDYQAMADAGVVAVIEPAFWLGQPRTGIDSFRDYFASLVGWERFRASQFGIRHYCTIGLNSKEANQEALAEQVMEILPLFIYKEGVVGIGEIGYDDQTPAEDKYYRAQLELAREANLPVQIHTPHRDKKQGTSRSMDVAIEHGIAPGMVIVDHNNEETVREVLDRGFWAGFTIYPFTKMGNERMVEVVKQYGPERIMINSAADWGISDPLAVPKTAALMKQHGISDEAIKLVTFTNALTAFAQSGQVSLEDLTQPIGIDQTQRYNGSSILRGGQAPRVDKESTIIK, from the coding sequence ATGGATTTTATGAAGTCAATTGGCGGTATGTCATTTTTCGATATGCACGTCCACATGAGTGCCCGTACAACAGATGACTATCAGGCGATGGCCGATGCAGGCGTAGTGGCTGTCATTGAACCGGCTTTTTGGTTGGGTCAGCCTCGTACCGGTATCGATTCTTTTCGGGATTACTTTGCCAGTCTGGTTGGCTGGGAACGTTTCCGGGCTTCGCAATTTGGTATTCGGCATTATTGCACCATCGGGTTGAACTCCAAAGAGGCAAATCAGGAAGCACTAGCCGAACAGGTTATGGAAATCCTTCCTTTATTCATCTATAAAGAAGGGGTGGTGGGTATTGGCGAAATTGGCTATGACGATCAGACACCTGCCGAGGATAAATACTATCGGGCGCAACTGGAATTGGCTCGCGAAGCAAACCTGCCTGTGCAGATTCACACGCCCCACCGCGATAAAAAACAGGGAACCAGCCGGAGTATGGATGTTGCCATCGAACACGGTATTGCGCCCGGTATGGTGATCGTTGACCATAATAATGAAGAAACAGTACGTGAGGTACTGGACCGGGGATTCTGGGCAGGGTTCACGATTTATCCGTTTACTAAAATGGGTAATGAACGAATGGTGGAAGTAGTGAAGCAATATGGGCCGGAGCGCATCATGATCAACTCGGCCGCCGACTGGGGCATCAGCGATCCACTCGCCGTTCCCAAAACGGCCGCGTTGATGAAACAGCATGGTATTTCGGATGAGGCTATCAAACTTGTTACCTTTACTAATGCCTTAACGGCCTTTGCTCAAAGCGGGCAGGTAAGTCTGGAAGACCTTACCCAACCCATAGGTATTGACCAAACTCAACGCTACAACGGCAGCTCGATTCTGCGTGGCGGACAGGCACCCAGAGTAGATAAAGAATCAACGATCATTAAATAA
- a CDS encoding transposase: MDCASIHRGEAVKTFLKERPGRVHLERLPAYSPELNPTELVWNQLKKSLKESSVCFAGGLNGSGT, encoded by the coding sequence GTGGACTGCGCTTCGATTCATAGGGGTGAAGCGGTCAAAACGTTCTTGAAAGAGCGACCTGGTCGAGTTCACTTAGAACGTTTACCGGCCTACAGTCCTGAATTGAACCCCACTGAATTAGTCTGGAATCAGTTAAAAAAAAGCCTTAAAGAATCAAGTGTTTGTTTCGCTGGAGGCCTTAACGGAAGCGGTACTTGA
- the rpsU gene encoding 30S ribosomal protein S21, whose amino-acid sequence MLIINVKDNESIDKALKRFKKKFEKTGVLRQLRSRTAFQKPSIKRRTEIIKATYKERMYGNHTEQ is encoded by the coding sequence ATGCTTATCATTAACGTAAAAGACAACGAGTCGATTGACAAAGCCCTGAAACGCTTCAAAAAGAAATTTGAGAAGACGGGTGTGTTGCGGCAGTTGCGGTCGCGGACGGCTTTCCAGAAACCATCCATCAAGCGTCGCACAGAAATTATCAAAGCCACCTACAAAGAGCGTATGTACGGCAATCACACCGAGCAATAG
- a CDS encoding porin family protein, whose amino-acid sequence MKPIIAFIALMALTTTTWAQYQNDNKGNSAFPSPYQEYVTFNISARYGVAFPMGGTQGYIDKLSPTNLALDGEWLFPQRFSIGIKTGYQYNKQRLARQVYDYGDQSISAVQTRTLSVIPAMVSLSYYFADNAAAIRPYVQFAGGGAYVDYTNYFGTLADQSHGFKGAIAPAIGLKYYGKREQGLGAEIQAQYQNVFFNYDMLKNSAPSLMLSAGISYRFY is encoded by the coding sequence ATGAAACCGATCATAGCATTCATTGCCCTGATGGCGTTAACAACAACGACCTGGGCGCAGTATCAGAACGACAATAAGGGAAACTCCGCGTTTCCATCACCCTATCAGGAATACGTAACGTTTAATATTTCGGCCCGGTATGGCGTTGCTTTTCCTATGGGCGGCACACAGGGGTATATTGATAAACTATCGCCTACCAACCTGGCACTGGATGGCGAGTGGCTGTTTCCTCAACGGTTTTCAATCGGAATAAAAACGGGCTATCAATACAACAAACAGCGATTGGCCCGGCAAGTATATGATTATGGCGACCAGTCCATCTCGGCCGTGCAAACGCGAACGCTGTCGGTTATTCCGGCAATGGTTTCCCTCTCCTACTACTTCGCCGACAATGCAGCGGCTATTCGTCCGTATGTGCAGTTTGCGGGTGGGGGTGCCTATGTTGACTATACCAATTACTTCGGCACGCTGGCCGATCAGTCGCATGGTTTCAAAGGAGCAATTGCCCCCGCTATTGGGCTTAAGTATTACGGCAAACGCGAGCAGGGATTGGGTGCCGAGATTCAGGCGCAATACCAGAACGTGTTCTTCAACTACGATATGCTGAAGAACAGTGCCCCGTCGCTGATGCTGTCGGCCGGGATTTCGTACCGGTTCTATTGA